In the genome of Achromobacter sp. MFA1 R4, the window GGCAGTCCCCGAAGAGTTGGCTAAGCGTATCCATGTTCAGTGATGCGTGGCGATCCAGTCGCGATAGGCCGGATGGGTGTTCAAGGTAGCGAAACAATAGCCCTTGCGCTGCAAACCTTCAATCAGCGGTTCCAGCACGGCGGGCGCCCAGGGATCCTGGCGCGACCAGATGCCCAGGTGGGCCAGCAGGATGTCGCCGGGCTTGATGGTGCGCAGCGCCTGGTCCAGCAGTTTGGCGTTGGGGTATTTGTCGCTGGGCAGCTCGTCGCCCAGGAACCCGGCCGGGGACCAGCCCACGTGCTCGAAGCCGCAGGCCTTGGCCGCCTTGAGCAGCGCGGGCGAGGTCTTGCCGCCCGGGGCGCGGTACAGCGGCAGCATGTCCTTGCCCGTCATCTGGTGGAACCGGGCCACCGGACGCTTGATCTCGGCGCAGTACTGCTCGGCCGTCCATTCGGCGCGCTTGCCGGCGTCCGGGCCGGCGCTGGGCTTGACGCGGAACTTGCCGCCCGGCAGGTCGCCCTGCCAGTAGACGTGGTCGTAGGTGTGCGAGGCAAAGGCGTGGCCTTCGGCGGCACGCGCCTTCCACCAGGGCGCCCACACGTCGTCCAGGCTGGCGCCGTCGGTCAGCGTGCGTTCGTTGGCCAGGAAGAAGGTGACCTTGACCTGATGGCGCTTCAGCACGTCGGCGATCAGCGGCGCCACGCCCATGTGGCCGGTGTCGAAAGTCAGGTACACCGGCTTGTCGCAGGTGGCGGGCGGCGGGGCCGCGCCAACGGCCGAGGCCGACAGCGCAAGGCACAGGACCGCGCCGGCCCGGGCGCGCCAGGGCGCGGGCCGGCGCGTGCGCGCGGCGTGGGGACGGCTACCGGGTCGGCGCATGATTCAGCGTCCAGACGCCATGGGGCGACTTGCCCACCGGCACCTGATTGACGACCTTTTTCTGTTCCAGGTCCACCACGGTGAGTTTGCGCGCCCAGCGCGAGGTCACCAGCAGCGTCTTGCCGTCGGCCAGCACGTCCATGCAGTCCGGGCCGCCGGGCACCGGGAAGGTATCCACGACAGTGAGCGTCTGCAGGTCGATGCGGCTGATGGAATTGGCGGTGCGGTTGCTGACGAACAGGTGGCGGTGGTCGCCCTGCGCGCGGAAAGCGTGCGCGCCCGCCGCGGTCTGGATGCGCTTGACCAGCTTGGCCGGGCCGTTGCTGACGTCGTAGGCTTCGACGTAGGAGTCGCCGGTCAGCGCCACCAGCAGCGTCTTCTGGTCGGGCGTCAGGAACACGTCGGCGGGCGTTTTGCCCACCGGCACCGTCCACTTGGGCGTCTGCGTGGCCAGGTCGATGGCGATGAGCTGGTCGCTGTCCTGCAGCGTGACGTAGGCCGTCGTGCTGTGCTTGTCGATCATGATGTGGCTGGGCGTCTTGCCCGCCTGGATGCGCTTGACCAGCGTGAGGTCAAAGCCTTTTTCCAGGGGCTTCCAGGCATAGATGTCGATGTGGTCCAGGCGGTTGGCCGCCGTGACGAACCACTTCATGTCCGGCGAAAACTGCAACTGGTAGGGATCGACGATACCCGTCAGCGTGCGCTGCACGTCGCCCGTCTTGGGATCCATCAGGGTGATGGTGTCGCCGGTGGCGTTGGCCACCATGAGCGACTTTTCGTCGGGCGTCAGGTACAGGTGGTGCGGCTCCTTGCCGGTGGGCACCCGTCGCAGCTCCTTGTAGGTGGCCGGGTCGATGATGCTGACGTTGGCGTCCAGGGAATTGAGGACAAAGATCGGGGCGGAAGCCGCCGCGGCGCTAAGCGCCATCCCCACGCCGACAACGGCGCAGCGGACGAAATGCATGGGGTTCAATTTGAGGATCCGGCAAGGAGAAAACGGGCGGTCGCCCGATGCTCGCCATTTTAGGCACAGCCGCCTGACAAAAGGGCCACGCGCGGGGCGCGCCGGCGGCTTTGGCGACAAACGCATACGCCTGTTGCGACCCAGCAACAGGCGCGCGGAAAACGCGCCATACGGCCCCGAAAACCTACTTCGCGGACATGGGCTGGCCGCTGGCGTCGACCCAGTTTCCGTCGCGCAGGTCGCCCTCTCGCAAGGCCGCGGCGCGCGTCGCGGAAGACGGCCCCAGATCGCGTTCCAGCACGCCGCCTTCGGGGCCGACCACGAAGGTGCCGATCCCTGTCTGGCCGTAGCGCGCGGGCCAGGCGACAATCCGGTACGCGTTGCCTGCCGCGTCCGGGATGACCTTGTAGCGATAACCGAAATAGGCATCGTCCGCCGGCACGTCCGGCCCCATCGCCAGGGCATCCGGACCGAAAGCCTGCGGCGGCGCGTCGGGCAGCTCGGGCCAGTACAGGCCATCGCGTTCGCCGGGCCGGCTGACCAGCCGCATCGCGTAGCGTCCCTGCCCGACGCCCTGCCGATAGCGGGTCTGCGCGGCCTGAAGTTCCTGCAGGGTTTCGATGGTGGTCAATTCGTTGCGGTCGATGGCGCGACGCCGGATCTCCGCCTTGCCCGTCACCGGATCGAAACGCCATCCCTGGCCGGCGCGCACCAGCGGCACCGGCAGCGTCCATCCGGTATCGCCCACCGCCACCCAGGAGCGCCCGTCGTCGGCGACGATCTCGTGCTTGCGCACCCACGCCGCCAGATAGCGGTAGATGTCTTCCTGGTCGACGCCCCCCGGCACGAGCTGCCGGTGGTTCGGCCCCAGCACCTTTCTCAGGGCATCGACGTCATTCAAGGCCAGCGCGTCGGTGAACGCCTGCGCCGCGGCCTGGGCGCTGGGATAGACGGCCTGCGACCAGGCCGGGGCCGCGACACCGAGCGCCAGCGCCGACGCGGCGCACAGCACGCGCAAACGAGCAATCGTCATGGGAACTCCGCTGTTCATGGTGCTTATCTCCGGCCGCCGCCACCCCGGCCGCCGCCACCGCCGCCGCGGCTCGGCGCACCGCCTCCGCGATGCGGCGCGCTGGCGCCGGTGCTGCGGTGGGGGGCTGCGCCCCGGCTCACGTCACTGCGCTGGTTCTGCTGCCGCATGCGGTTGCCGTCGCCCGCGCCGCTCAGGGCGTTGCTGGTGTTGGTGGCGCGCGCCCGGTCGCGCGCGGCGGCCTCGTCGGCGCGCTGGCGCTGCGCCGCGGCCTGGCGGTCGTGTGTCGATACGCTGGAGGCGCGGTCCGGCTGGCGGTCCTGCGTCGAAACGCCGGAAGACCGGTTCTGCTGCCGGTCCTGCGTGGACACGCTAGCGCCGCGGTCACGGGCGCCCTGGCCGCCCTGCGGGCCTTGGCCTTGCGCGCGCCCCGCCGCCCCGTCGCCCCGGCTGCCCTGCTGCCCGCGGGCGCCTGCGTTGCCGGAGTGCCCGGCGATCGGCTGCCCGGTGCGCCCTTCGAAAGACTGCGCGGCGCGCTCGCGCGCCGCATCGCGCGAACCCGCCGCGGCGGCGCCTTGCCCCGCCTGCGCGCGGTTCTGCAAGCCGGCCTGCCGCTGGCTGTCGAACCGCTGGCGGCTGGCCTGGTCGGCATACGGCGCATTGCCGCGATTGGCGGCGTTGTGCTGCCACGTGGACCGGTTGTTGTTGACGTTGGTGCGGTCCAGGCGATTGTTGACGTTGATGTTGTTGTAGCGGTCCACGTCGATGTCGATGTCGCCGCGTCCCCAATCGGCGTCGCCCCACATCGAATTGATCGCCGCGACCCCCAACCCGAACCCGATGCCGGCGACCAGCGACGTCGCGAACATCGACCCCGGCGGCGGCGGATAGTAATAAGGGGGATACGAGGGATACGCCCAGGTGCCGTAGACCACCGTGGGGTTGTAGCTGGGCACGTAGACCACCTGCGGATCGGCCGGCTCGATCACCACGACGGTCTTCTCGTTCTGGGTGGTGGTCTTGACGGTCTGCTCGGGCGTGGATTTCAGGTTGCCAGCCTTCTGGGCCTGCGTACGCAGCCGCTGGACGGAATCCATGACGGCGTCCGGCTGCGCGAGAAAGGCATCGCCGACGGACTTCACCCAGGCCGGTTCGCGTCCCATCATGTCCATGACCGACGGGAAGGCAACGAGCGACTTGACGCTGGGATCCCAGGTTTCGGACTCGACCGCCCTGACGGCGTCGTCGCCGGACTGCGAGCTGTGCGCGGCCGACCATTTGGCGGCCGCCGCGATGTCGTCCGGATAGGTGGACCCCATGAGGATCTGCGACAGCAGCGCATCCGGGTACAGCGCCACGGGCGCCATCAGCTGGTCCAGCTGCGCATTGCTCAGCTTGGTCTGCGCCAAGGCGGGAAAACAGACGGACAGCCCCAGGCAGATCAGGCCGATGAACCACGTTTGCACTCGCCGCATTTCCGTTCTCCGCAAGCAAAGCATCAGCCACAAGCCAGGAGGGAACCGCCGGATCTCGCGAAATCAATATATGCCTAACCCCGCCGGTTTGGAAGGGCTGGCGCAGTGCGCCTTGCCTGCGCCTTTCGGACTACGCCCTCGCAGCGGACGGGACCGCCGCAGGCAGACTGGATTGCGCCCACAGCCGGGCCTATACTGGATTCGCCGTTGCTGGACAGTCCTTTTCCTAAAGGAGAGGCAACATGTACAGGCACTTGCTCATCGCCGTGGACGGTTCGCTGCTGTCGGAATCGGCATTCAAGCGCGCGCTCGTTTTCGCCAAGGAAATGGGCGCCACCCTCACCCTGCTGCGGGCCATCCCGGAAGACCATCTGCTGGTGTATCAAGCCGAGATGCTGGGCTCCACCGAAGGGCATTACACCGACCAGGCCCGCAAGAACGCGCAGGCGTATCTGGAAGGGCTGGAGGCCGAGGCGCGGCACGCGCTCGTGCCCTGCGAGGCCATCGTCACGGTCAACGACCACCCGCACGAGGCCATTGTCGATACGGCGCAAAAGCTGGGATGCGACCTGATCGTGATGGGCTCGCACGGACGCCACGGCATGACCGGATTCCTGTTGGGCAGCGAAACACAGCGCGTGCTGGCCCGCACGCGGTTGCCGGTGCTGGTATACCGCTAGGGACGCGGGGCGCGCTGCAAGCGCCAGGTCCGCGATGTCCGTGGCAGGCGGGCCGGCTCAGGCCGCCGCCAGTTCGTGCTGGAAGGTGAAGCTGTCCGCATACATGTGGTCCAGGCTGGCGCCGCGCTCGGCCAGCAGTTGCTTGGCCTGCCGGATCATGTCGGGCGCGCCGCACAGGTAGAAGGCATGCTCGGACAGGTCCTGGTGATCTTCCAGAACGGCGTGCTGCACGTAGCCGCGCCGTCCCGTCCACTCCTGGCCCGCGCGCGACAGCACCGGCACGAAATTGAATTCATACAGGCGGTCGGCCCAGCGCGCGATCTCGTCGCGCAGGTACAGATCGGCTTCGGTGCGCATGCCCCAATACAGGGTGACGGGCGGGCAGTCCTCGTTGTCCAGCAGGGATTCGAGGATGGCCTTGATCGGCGCGATGCCGGTGCCGGTGGCCATCATGATGAGCGGGCGCCAATCTTCCTCGTGATAGCTGAAAACGCCCAGCGGCGCTTCGATTTCCACCGGCGCGCCCGTGCCCGCCTGTCCCAGCCACTGGTCCGTGCAGCGCCCGCCCGGAATGCGCCGGATGTGGAAGTCGATCAGGTTGCCGGCGGGCGCCGAGGCCATGGAGAAGCTGCGCGTCGCGCCGTCCGGGAGCACGACGTTCATGTACTGGCCCGGCACGTAGTCCAGGCCTTCGCCGGGCAGGGCCAGCGTCAGATGGATGACGTCGTCGCAATAGGGCTGGATGCGATGGATCGTCGCGGGGATGCGGCGCGGCTCGGGGAACGCCTGCCGGCTGCTGGCGACGCTGATGCACAGATCGCCCGTCGGGCGAGCCTGGCACGCCAGCGCGTAGCCCTGTTCGGCCTCTTCGGGGGTGAGCGCCATGGGGAACTCGTCGTAGCGCACGGCGCCGGACGCGAGCTTGATGCGGCAGGTGCCGCAGCCGCCGAAGGTGCATTCGTGCGGCAGCTTCACCGCCGACCGCTGCGCGCCTTCCAGCACGGATTCGCCCGCTTCGACCTCGA includes:
- a CDS encoding polysaccharide deacetylase family protein, with the protein product MCLALSASAVGAAPPPATCDKPVYLTFDTGHMGVAPLIADVLKRHQVKVTFFLANERTLTDGASLDDVWAPWWKARAAEGHAFASHTYDHVYWQGDLPGGKFRVKPSAGPDAGKRAEWTAEQYCAEIKRPVARFHQMTGKDMLPLYRAPGGKTSPALLKAAKACGFEHVGWSPAGFLGDELPSDKYPNAKLLDQALRTIKPGDILLAHLGIWSRQDPWAPAVLEPLIEGLQRKGYCFATLNTHPAYRDWIATHH
- a CDS encoding DUF2950 family protein, with the protein product MTIARLRVLCAASALALGVAAPAWSQAVYPSAQAAAQAFTDALALNDVDALRKVLGPNHRQLVPGGVDQEDIYRYLAAWVRKHEIVADDGRSWVAVGDTGWTLPVPLVRAGQGWRFDPVTGKAEIRRRAIDRNELTTIETLQELQAAQTRYRQGVGQGRYAMRLVSRPGERDGLYWPELPDAPPQAFGPDALAMGPDVPADDAYFGYRYKVIPDAAGNAYRIVAWPARYGQTGIGTFVVGPEGGVLERDLGPSSATRAAALREGDLRDGNWVDASGQPMSAK
- a CDS encoding DUF3300 domain-containing protein, with translation MRRVQTWFIGLICLGLSVCFPALAQTKLSNAQLDQLMAPVALYPDALLSQILMGSTYPDDIAAAAKWSAAHSSQSGDDAVRAVESETWDPSVKSLVAFPSVMDMMGREPAWVKSVGDAFLAQPDAVMDSVQRLRTQAQKAGNLKSTPEQTVKTTTQNEKTVVVIEPADPQVVYVPSYNPTVVYGTWAYPSYPPYYYPPPPGSMFATSLVAGIGFGLGVAAINSMWGDADWGRGDIDIDVDRYNNINVNNRLDRTNVNNNRSTWQHNAANRGNAPYADQASRQRFDSQRQAGLQNRAQAGQGAAAAGSRDAARERAAQSFEGRTGQPIAGHSGNAGARGQQGSRGDGAAGRAQGQGPQGGQGARDRGASVSTQDRQQNRSSGVSTQDRQPDRASSVSTHDRQAAAQRQRADEAAARDRARATNTSNALSGAGDGNRMRQQNQRSDVSRGAAPHRSTGASAPHRGGGAPSRGGGGGGRGGGGRR
- a CDS encoding universal stress protein; this encodes MYRHLLIAVDGSLLSESAFKRALVFAKEMGATLTLLRAIPEDHLLVYQAEMLGSTEGHYTDQARKNAQAYLEGLEAEARHALVPCEAIVTVNDHPHEAIVDTAQKLGCDLIVMGSHGRHGMTGFLLGSETQRVLARTRLPVLVYR
- a CDS encoding 2Fe-2S iron-sulfur cluster-binding protein, coding for MAYRVHILETEEAFEVEAGESVLEGAQRSAVKLPHECTFGGCGTCRIKLASGAVRYDEFPMALTPEEAEQGYALACQARPTGDLCISVASSRQAFPEPRRIPATIHRIQPYCDDVIHLTLALPGEGLDYVPGQYMNVVLPDGATRSFSMASAPAGNLIDFHIRRIPGGRCTDQWLGQAGTGAPVEIEAPLGVFSYHEEDWRPLIMMATGTGIAPIKAILESLLDNEDCPPVTLYWGMRTEADLYLRDEIARWADRLYEFNFVPVLSRAGQEWTGRRGYVQHAVLEDHQDLSEHAFYLCGAPDMIRQAKQLLAERGASLDHMYADSFTFQHELAAA